The Arcobacter sp. LA11 genome includes a region encoding these proteins:
- a CDS encoding cyclopropane-fatty-acyl-phospholipid synthase family protein has product MKSFWNKLGDEYLSKITQGDLEVTFCDGKIKTYGNNQEPRAKLILNNADLFRRLTLFGDIGFAESYMDKDFECDDLTSLIKIAIINSDSLQTKSEDEKSFSLYNLFPIVNKIRHVLRKNSKTRSQKNISEHYDLSNQFFKLFLDDTMMYSSAVFEKPDEPLFEAQKRKIDLLAKKLNLKKGSKVLEIGSGWGAMAMHLVREYGCEVTTLTLSKEQKKLCEDRFKENEIEEFVDVMLKDYRDMEGEFDAVIAVEMFEAVGREYFDVFFKKCESLLKPSGILVMQIITMPDQRYDSYCKGTDFIQKYIFPGGHLPSVGKILEVTTRNTKLNLLHMEEYTEHYAKTLNIWHENFNQKLDDVKDLGFDEYFIRMWKMYLCYCEAAFLTRNINLVQIAFTRYQNMSLNEGLVAS; this is encoded by the coding sequence ATGAAATCTTTTTGGAATAAACTAGGTGATGAATATTTATCAAAAATCACTCAAGGTGATTTGGAAGTAACTTTTTGCGATGGGAAAATTAAAACATATGGAAATAACCAAGAACCTAGAGCTAAACTTATTTTGAATAATGCAGATTTATTTAGAAGACTGACTCTATTTGGTGATATAGGTTTTGCAGAGAGTTATATGGATAAAGATTTTGAATGTGATGATTTAACTTCACTTATAAAGATAGCTATTATAAATTCAGACTCATTGCAAACAAAGAGTGAAGATGAGAAGAGTTTTAGCCTTTATAATCTTTTTCCTATAGTAAATAAAATAAGACATGTATTAAGAAAAAACTCTAAAACTCGTTCACAAAAAAATATTTCTGAACACTATGATTTATCAAATCAGTTTTTCAAACTTTTCTTAGATGATACGATGATGTACTCTTCTGCTGTATTTGAAAAACCTGATGAACCATTATTTGAAGCACAAAAAAGAAAGATAGATTTACTTGCAAAGAAACTAAATCTTAAAAAAGGTTCTAAAGTTTTAGAAATAGGTTCAGGTTGGGGTGCTATGGCTATGCACTTAGTAAGAGAATATGGTTGTGAAGTAACAACTTTAACACTTTCAAAAGAACAAAAAAAGCTTTGTGAAGATAGATTTAAAGAGAATGAAATAGAAGAGTTTGTAGATGTTATGTTAAAAGATTATAGGGATATGGAAGGGGAGTTTGATGCAGTTATTGCTGTTGAGATGTTTGAGGCAGTAGGGCGTGAGTATTTTGATGTGTTCTTTAAAAAATGTGAATCTTTACTAAAGCCTAGTGGAATACTTGTAATGCAAATAATCACAATGCCAGATCAAAGATATGATTCGTATTGTAAAGGTACTGATTTTATTCAGAAGTATATATTCCCAGGTGGTCATCTTCCAAGTGTTGGTAAAATCTTAGAAGTAACTACAAGAAATACAAAATTGAATCTATTGCATATGGAAGAGTATACAGAACATTATGCAAAAACATTAAATATTTGGCATGAAAATTTTAATCAAAAACTTGATGATGTAAAAGATTTAGGTTTTGACGAATACTTTATTAGAATGTGGAAAATGTATCTTTGTTATTGTGAAGCAGCTTTTTTAACTAGAAATATAAACTTAGTTCAAATTGCCTTTACAAGATATCAAAATATGTCTTTAAATGAAGGATTGGTTGCATCATGA
- a CDS encoding MFS transporter — protein METQKLSKSLIIYYSLIAIPLAIVGLPLYIYLPTFYATDVGIDIAVVGLILFIARLTDVFTDPFFGYLSDKSVEYFNSRKPIMILGSLVLIFSFYSLINPSLDYPEFWLLVFSILIYIGWSMINIPYLTWSSEISQRYEDKTVLNSSREFFTIIGVLIALIVPYIYKVSQNSQETLEILYLSFLVLFIPLFLVSLKAIKIKLNSINDKFSIKSVKTIYQNLNDLKYLQIGYFFNNLANALPATLFLLFIELIIEEKDSSGIILILYFFAGILALPFWNMLSNKIGKKNTWLSSILLACSAFIFVPFLEAGDLTAFIIISLVSGLSLGADMALPTAIQSDMVQESKRFETNISGLLFGIWTMITKLSLALAVAASFIILGIFDFEASNPSVTSLLVLSFLYGLFPVCIKLIAIFFINKYTDKKS, from the coding sequence ATGGAAACTCAAAAACTATCAAAGAGTTTGATAATTTACTACAGTCTTATAGCTATTCCTTTAGCTATAGTAGGACTTCCTTTATACATATATTTGCCTACTTTTTATGCAACAGATGTTGGTATTGATATTGCAGTTGTTGGATTGATACTTTTTATTGCAAGATTAACTGATGTTTTTACAGATCCTTTTTTTGGATATTTAAGTGACAAGAGTGTGGAGTATTTCAATAGTAGAAAGCCTATCATGATTTTAGGTTCTTTAGTATTGATTTTTAGTTTTTATTCTCTTATAAATCCAAGTTTGGATTATCCAGAATTTTGGCTTTTAGTTTTTTCTATTTTGATATATATTGGTTGGAGTATGATAAATATTCCATATTTGACTTGGAGTTCGGAGATAAGTCAAAGATATGAGGATAAAACTGTATTAAATAGTTCAAGAGAGTTTTTTACTATTATTGGAGTTCTTATAGCTTTGATAGTTCCTTATATTTATAAAGTATCTCAAAACTCGCAAGAAACTTTAGAGATATTGTATTTGTCATTTTTAGTTCTTTTTATTCCTCTTTTTTTAGTAAGTTTAAAAGCGATAAAAATCAAACTAAATAGTATAAATGATAAGTTTTCTATTAAAAGTGTTAAGACTATATATCAAAATCTAAATGATTTAAAATACTTACAAATAGGCTACTTTTTTAACAACTTAGCAAATGCACTTCCGGCAACACTTTTTTTGCTTTTTATAGAATTAATTATAGAAGAAAAGGATTCTAGTGGGATTATTTTGATTTTATATTTCTTTGCTGGAATTCTTGCTCTTCCTTTTTGGAATATGTTGTCAAATAAAATTGGTAAAAAGAATACTTGGCTTAGTTCTATTTTACTTGCTTGTAGTGCTTTTATTTTTGTACCATTTTTAGAAGCTGGAGATTTGACTGCTTTTATTATTATTAGTTTAGTTTCTGGTTTATCTTTAGGTGCTGATATGGCTTTGCCTACTGCAATTCAAAGTGATATGGTACAAGAGTCAAAGAGGTTTGAAACAAATATCTCTGGTTTGCTTTTTGGTATTTGGACTATGATTACAAAACTCTCACTTGCTCTTGCTGTTGCTGCAAGTTTTATTATTCTTGGTATTTTTGATTTTGAAGCATCAAATCCAAGTGTGACTTCTTTGTTGGTATTATCTTTTTTATATGGTCTTTTTCCTGTGTGTATAAAATTAATAGCTATATTTTTTATCAATAAATATACTGATAAAAAATCATAA
- a CDS encoding TIGR01777 family oxidoreductase, whose protein sequence is MKTVAITGSSGFVGTNLKNAFEAKGFKVIGIKREELKNHDKLTSIIEKTNLLINLAGANIINRWTTKYKKLLVDSRINTTKALIQAISRAKTKPELFVSTSAVGIYKNLNCYDEEYYDYEDDFLAKLCKTWENEALKVKDFEVRTVIFRFGIVLGKGGALKKMLPPFKLGLGGIIGDGSQDFSFIHIDDLINAYKFVYEKSYCEGIYNLTAPTPTTNYSFTKALGKVLHRPTILPVPEFVLNLIFSEGAKVITDGQCVKPKRLLDSGFKFNFKTIEHALADLVN, encoded by the coding sequence ATGAAAACTGTAGCAATAACAGGTTCAAGTGGATTTGTAGGAACTAACCTTAAAAATGCATTTGAAGCAAAAGGTTTCAAAGTAATTGGTATAAAAAGAGAAGAACTAAAAAACCATGATAAATTAACTTCTATAATTGAAAAGACTAACTTACTTATAAATCTAGCTGGTGCAAATATTATTAATAGATGGACTACTAAGTATAAAAAGCTATTAGTAGATAGTAGAATAAATACTACAAAAGCATTGATTCAAGCTATTTCTAGAGCTAAAACTAAACCTGAGCTTTTTGTTTCTACTTCTGCGGTTGGAATCTATAAAAATCTTAATTGTTATGATGAAGAGTATTATGATTATGAAGATGATTTTTTAGCAAAACTTTGTAAAACATGGGAAAATGAAGCACTAAAAGTTAAAGACTTTGAAGTAAGAACTGTGATATTTAGATTTGGAATAGTTTTAGGCAAAGGAGGAGCATTAAAAAAGATGTTACCACCTTTTAAACTTGGACTTGGAGGTATTATAGGAGATGGAAGTCAAGACTTTTCATTTATTCATATAGATGATTTAATAAACGCTTATAAGTTTGTTTATGAAAAATCTTATTGTGAAGGTATTTATAACTTAACTGCTCCAACACCTACAACAAACTATTCTTTTACAAAAGCACTTGGAAAAGTATTACATAGACCAACTATCTTACCAGTTCCAGAATTTGTATTAAATCTTATATTTAGTGAAGGTGCTAAGGTAATTACAGACGGTCAATGTGTAAAACCAAAAAGATTATTGGACAGTGGTTTTAAATTTAACTTTAAAACTATAGAACATGCACTTGCAGATTTAGTAAACTAG
- a CDS encoding DUF3833 domain-containing protein, whose translation MRLKILFLTVLFLIFTGCSKMQIEDFKGKTPEFIPQEYFNGNMTAYGMVKDRSGKIIRTFKGKLVGSWDKDGIGTLDEKFVYDDGEELTRVWKLKPTGKKTFDATAGDIVGTAKMIANGNTVMIDYVMKVPYNDSTIDISVKDWLHLQEDGVILNHSKMKKFGFTVGELVITIIKE comes from the coding sequence ATGAGACTAAAAATTCTTTTTTTAACAGTACTATTTTTAATTTTTACAGGATGTTCAAAAATGCAAATAGAAGATTTTAAAGGTAAAACTCCTGAATTTATTCCTCAAGAATATTTCAACGGCAATATGACAGCTTATGGAATGGTAAAAGATAGAAGTGGAAAAATCATAAGAACTTTTAAAGGTAAGCTTGTTGGTTCTTGGGATAAAGATGGAATTGGGACATTGGATGAAAAGTTTGTGTATGATGATGGTGAAGAATTAACTAGAGTTTGGAAGTTAAAACCTACAGGTAAAAAAACTTTTGATGCAACTGCAGGGGATATAGTTGGTACTGCAAAAATGATTGCAAATGGAAATACAGTTATGATTGATTATGTTATGAAAGTTCCTTATAATGACTCAACAATTGACATAAGTGTCAAAGATTGGCTACATCTTCAAGAAGATGGTGTTATACTAAACCATTCAAAAATGAAAAAGTTTGGTTTTACAGTTGGAGAACTGGTTATAACAATTATAAAGGAATAG
- a CDS encoding NAD(P)/FAD-dependent oxidoreductase, which produces MSTKKLKIAVLGAGISGLGSAYLLSKKHDVDLYEKDSRLGGHARTTQVSEKDKTFGVDTGFLVFNHATYPLLTKLFEELDVKIENSDMSFAFWDQKSNLAYNGESLKGMYFQKKNIFSYSHNKMIFDIVKFNKKANEDLEISSPDLDLSLGEYLKDYSQYFKERYIIPMGSSIWSTPSDKMNDFPARTFLQFFKNHGLLGVDTHHQWLTVSGGSINYVTKISKYISGKIIKNSDVISVKREEGKVILIHENNTQSIYDKVIFAMHAPDALKLIDEPSLDELRILSAFEYKQNRAVLHNDTKALYPDKKVYAAWNYKTNGKEENVTLSYWINRLQNLKSNKEYFVSLNETKQLDEVIEEISYEHPQFDAKAIEAQSKRSMINGKNNTYFAGAYWRYGFHEDGLYSANTIAQEFGCAL; this is translated from the coding sequence ATGAGTACTAAAAAATTGAAAATAGCAGTCTTAGGAGCAGGGATAAGTGGATTAGGTTCTGCGTATTTACTAAGTAAAAAACATGATGTTGACCTTTATGAAAAAGATAGTAGATTAGGTGGTCATGCTAGAACTACTCAAGTTAGTGAAAAAGATAAAACTTTTGGAGTAGATACTGGTTTTTTAGTATTTAATCATGCCACATATCCTTTACTTACAAAACTATTTGAAGAGTTAGATGTAAAGATAGAAAATAGTGATATGAGTTTTGCTTTTTGGGATCAAAAGAGTAACTTAGCTTACAATGGGGAATCTCTAAAAGGTATGTATTTTCAAAAGAAAAATATATTTTCTTACTCTCACAATAAAATGATTTTTGATATTGTAAAGTTCAATAAAAAAGCAAATGAAGATTTAGAGATAAGTAGTCCTGATTTGGATTTATCTTTGGGTGAGTATTTAAAAGATTATTCACAATATTTTAAAGAAAGATATATTATTCCTATGGGTTCATCGATTTGGTCAACACCAAGTGATAAGATGAATGACTTTCCAGCAAGAACTTTTTTACAGTTTTTTAAAAATCATGGATTGTTAGGTGTCGATACTCATCATCAATGGTTAACTGTTAGTGGTGGTTCTATTAATTATGTCACAAAAATATCTAAATATATATCTGGAAAAATCATAAAAAACAGTGATGTAATAAGTGTAAAAAGAGAAGAGGGTAAAGTTATTTTAATACATGAAAATAATACCCAGTCAATATATGACAAAGTTATTTTTGCTATGCATGCTCCTGATGCTCTTAAGCTAATAGATGAGCCAAGTTTAGATGAGCTTAGAATCTTATCAGCTTTTGAATATAAACAAAACCGTGCAGTATTGCATAACGATACTAAAGCTTTATATCCTGACAAAAAAGTTTATGCGGCATGGAACTATAAGACAAATGGAAAAGAAGAGAATGTAACTCTTTCTTATTGGATCAACCGTTTACAAAATCTAAAATCTAATAAAGAGTATTTTGTTTCATTAAATGAAACAAAACAGTTAGATGAGGTAATTGAAGAGATTAGTTATGAACATCCTCAATTTGATGCAAAAGCAATAGAAGCTCAAAGTAAAAGAAGTATGATAAATGGTAAAAATAACACTTATTTTGCAGGAGCTTACTGGAGATATGGTTTCCATGAAGATGGTTTATATAGTGCAAATACAATTGCACAAGAATTTGGATGTGCGTTATGA
- a CDS encoding SRPBCC family protein, with protein MKTFEKTSLLKCNIEELFDFHLNVKNLKVITPLDTSVELLNKDFNPHEGGILKIKTIKHFIPTTWEVKIEKLQRPNLLVDIALKSPFKYWEHSHVFTKKGTLCELKDVVKYELPLGKFGELFDFFIQKELKDMFEFRHKITKGLLEE; from the coding sequence ATGAAAACTTTTGAAAAAACTTCTTTGTTAAAATGTAATATTGAAGAATTATTTGATTTTCATCTTAATGTAAAAAATCTTAAAGTGATTACTCCGCTTGATACCAGTGTTGAATTATTAAATAAAGATTTCAATCCACATGAAGGTGGAATATTAAAAATCAAAACAATCAAACATTTTATTCCTACAACATGGGAAGTAAAAATTGAAAAACTACAAAGACCAAATCTTTTAGTAGATATTGCACTAAAATCACCATTTAAATATTGGGAACATTCTCATGTTTTTACAAAAAAAGGAACTCTTTGTGAGTTAAAAGATGTTGTAAAATATGAACTCCCTTTAGGAAAGTTTGGGGAGTTATTTGATTTTTTTATACAAAAAGAGTTAAAAGATATGTTCGAATTTAGACATAAAATTACAAAAGGTCTTTTAGAAGAATAA
- a CDS encoding lipocalin family protein codes for MKNYFLSFFCLIFLLGCSAKNPTLNTVKNVDIKKYLGTWYEIARYEHSFEKDCKNVTATYSLKENDEIKVVNKCTNINTNSSKEAVGSAYSIDETNTKLKVSFFWPFYGDYWILDLDENYTYAVIGEPSRKYFWILSRDKKLDENRKNEILKKLPQYGYSEEPLIWTIQE; via the coding sequence ATGAAGAATTATTTTTTGTCATTTTTTTGTCTAATTTTTTTACTTGGATGTTCTGCTAAAAATCCCACATTAAATACAGTAAAAAATGTAGATATTAAAAAATACCTTGGAACTTGGTATGAAATAGCAAGATATGAGCACTCTTTTGAAAAAGATTGCAAAAATGTTACTGCAACATATAGTTTAAAAGAAAATGATGAAATAAAAGTTGTAAATAAGTGTACAAATATTAATACAAATAGTTCAAAAGAAGCTGTAGGAAGTGCCTATAGTATTGATGAAACAAATACAAAATTGAAAGTTAGTTTCTTCTGGCCTTTTTATGGGGATTATTGGATTTTAGATCTTGATGAGAATTATACTTATGCAGTAATTGGAGAACCTTCTAGAAAGTATTTTTGGATTTTATCAAGAGATAAAAAACTGGATGAAAACAGGAAGAATGAGATACTTAAAAAACTTCCACAATATGGTTATAGTGAAGAGCCTTTGATTTGGACAATTCAAGAATAA
- a CDS encoding DUF1365 domain-containing protein, giving the protein MSHKFFEGSIYHKRVSPKRHQFKYKFFMVDIDMSSFDKLDNNLFSQNSFNLFSFNTKDHFGKSDDFKENIKYLLNKYNIPLTQKMRFITLPSILGYVFNPISVLILFDKNRPVNMIAEVHNYNGGRVIYPISLETKDNKHYKGVSTKDMYVSPFFNRDGRYEFDLTYMDNQLSLSVVLFENDKKMLTSTFVGKSLVFNERTITSLFFRHTLLTFWVVTRTVWQSLKLKIKGLKWNRPEAYDQVRRA; this is encoded by the coding sequence ATGAGTCATAAATTTTTTGAAGGTTCTATTTATCATAAAAGAGTAAGTCCTAAGAGACATCAATTTAAATATAAATTTTTTATGGTTGATATAGATATGAGCTCTTTTGATAAGTTAGATAATAATCTATTTTCACAAAATAGTTTTAATCTATTTTCTTTTAATACTAAAGATCATTTTGGAAAAAGTGATGATTTTAAAGAGAATATAAAATATTTACTAAATAAATATAATATTCCACTTACTCAAAAAATGAGGTTTATTACACTTCCTAGTATCTTAGGATATGTTTTCAATCCTATTAGTGTATTAATTCTATTTGATAAAAATAGACCTGTAAATATGATTGCTGAGGTGCATAATTATAATGGAGGTAGAGTTATCTATCCAATTTCTTTAGAAACAAAAGATAATAAACACTATAAAGGTGTAAGTACTAAAGATATGTATGTTTCTCCTTTTTTTAATAGAGATGGAAGATATGAGTTTGACTTGACTTATATGGATAATCAACTCTCACTTAGCGTTGTTCTATTTGAGAATGACAAAAAAATGTTGACTTCTACTTTTGTAGGGAAAAGTCTTGTTTTTAATGAAAGGACGATAACTTCCCTTTTCTTTAGACATACGCTTCTTACATTTTGGGTAGTAACAAGAACAGTCTGGCAAAGTTTAAAACTTAAAATAAAAGGTCTAAAATGGAATAGACCAGAAGCTTATGATCAAGTTAGGAGGGCATAA
- a CDS encoding sirohydrochlorin chelatase — translation MNGLVLIAHGSKKDLSNNEFRKLVDEIKEKDDKFSQIEAAFLEFASPEIATVVEKFIKDGISKIYFYPYFLNSGKHVSVDLPDIISELESNNTSVEFMLLTHFGKSEKISDIILEDISASI, via the coding sequence ATGAATGGCTTAGTTTTAATAGCCCATGGTAGTAAAAAAGATTTATCAAATAATGAGTTTCGTAAGTTAGTTGATGAAATAAAAGAAAAAGATGATAAGTTTTCCCAAATTGAAGCTGCGTTTTTAGAGTTTGCAAGTCCTGAGATTGCTACTGTAGTTGAAAAGTTTATAAAAGATGGTATTTCAAAAATATATTTTTATCCATATTTTTTAAACTCTGGAAAACATGTAAGTGTTGATTTACCTGATATTATTAGTGAACTAGAGAGTAATAATACTTCAGTAGAGTTTATGCTTCTAACGCACTTTGGTAAGTCAGAAAAAATAAGTGATATTATATTAGAAGATATTTCGGCTTCTATTTAA
- a CDS encoding SDR family oxidoreductase gives MEPKKRIWIVGGSSGIGLELVKLCVNSDYLVVASSRNASNSEVLIKLKEEYPDKINLLDIDVSSKDDISSKVEEAWNTYDGIDIWFYNAGAYDVMSIDSWDTKKFEQMNEVNYLGVVRLMTNLYPYFKDSNKGHWVWNCSLSSYFGLPQGGGYSAPKAALVNLAESINPELELSSIKLQIVNHGFVKTRLTAKNKFEMPQLMEPKYTAQKILEGIEKPSSFEIRFPFGLSSFLRLLRFLPYKISLSLTKKMLP, from the coding sequence ATGGAACCTAAAAAAAGAATTTGGATAGTTGGTGGTAGTAGTGGTATTGGCTTAGAGTTAGTAAAACTATGTGTAAATAGTGACTATCTTGTAGTTGCTAGTTCTAGAAATGCTTCTAATAGCGAGGTTTTGATTAAACTAAAAGAAGAATACCCTGATAAAATAAACCTACTTGATATTGATGTTTCCTCAAAAGATGATATTAGTAGTAAGGTAGAAGAAGCTTGGAATACTTATGATGGTATTGATATCTGGTTTTACAACGCAGGTGCTTACGATGTTATGAGTATTGATTCTTGGGATACTAAGAAGTTTGAACAGATGAATGAGGTAAATTACCTTGGTGTTGTAAGACTTATGACAAATCTTTATCCTTATTTTAAAGATTCTAATAAAGGCCATTGGGTATGGAATTGTAGTCTTTCTTCTTATTTTGGTCTTCCTCAAGGAGGAGGGTATTCTGCTCCAAAGGCTGCTTTAGTTAATCTTGCAGAATCTATTAATCCTGAGTTAGAATTATCAAGTATAAAACTTCAAATAGTAAATCATGGTTTTGTAAAAACAAGACTTACTGCAAAAAACAAGTTTGAAATGCCACAACTAATGGAACCAAAATATACAGCCCAAAAAATACTTGAAGGCATTGAAAAACCATCATCTTTTGAGATTAGATTTCCTTTTGGTTTATCTTCTTTTTTAAGATTATTAAGATTTCTTCCATATAAAATCTCTTTATCACTTACAAAAAAGATGTTGCCATGA
- a CDS encoding nuclear transport factor 2 family protein, with translation MRAVNYASFFENISSDTHIEEYKKIFDKDVRFKDPFHEVQGVEKIYSIFEDMYLKLDDPRFKVREIVEQKDIVYIRWDFIFSFKNSDKEESFEGVSRIEFNQNDKVISHTDYWDSSSNLYEKIPIVSSFIKFIKSRIKS, from the coding sequence ATGAGAGCTGTAAACTATGCTTCTTTTTTTGAAAATATAAGTAGTGATACTCACATAGAAGAGTATAAAAAAATATTTGATAAAGATGTGAGGTTTAAAGACCCTTTTCATGAGGTTCAAGGAGTTGAAAAGATATATTCTATTTTTGAGGATATGTATTTAAAACTTGATGACCCAAGGTTCAAAGTTAGAGAAATAGTTGAACAAAAAGATATAGTATATATAAGATGGGATTTTATATTTAGTTTTAAAAACAGTGATAAAGAAGAGTCTTTTGAAGGAGTTAGTAGAATAGAGTTTAATCAAAATGATAAAGTGATATCACATACAGACTATTGGGATTCTTCAAGTAATTTATATGAAAAAATTCCTATTGTTTCTTCTTTTATAAAATTTATCAAAAGTAGAATTAAGAGTTAA
- a CDS encoding lipocalin family protein, producing MKLFFTVLFIFSLVIAQTPDVYVKAPKPVDYVNAKKFSGLWYEVARTYNSFEKDCVAATVEYKLIEDLKYEVKNRCFDTKIGGNLIEYNGTAVPSNGNIMSQIDMTYFWIFTKEYRIIYLDEDYSSAVMVDKDMEYVWIMNRKPVMEKEELDSIVASLSKYMDTSELIYTPQDSKGRYK from the coding sequence ATGAAGTTATTTTTTACAGTATTATTTATTTTTTCCCTGGTTATAGCTCAAACTCCTGATGTCTACGTGAAAGCACCTAAACCTGTTGATTATGTAAATGCTAAAAAATTTAGTGGTTTATGGTACGAAGTTGCAAGAACATATAATAGTTTTGAAAAAGACTGTGTTGCTGCAACCGTAGAGTATAAACTTATAGAAGATTTGAAATACGAAGTAAAAAATAGATGTTTTGATACAAAAATTGGTGGCAACCTTATTGAATACAATGGAACAGCAGTTCCATCAAATGGAAATATCATGTCTCAAATAGATATGACATATTTTTGGATATTTACAAAAGAGTACAGAATTATTTATTTAGATGAAGATTATTCAAGTGCTGTAATGGTTGATAAAGATATGGAGTATGTGTGGATTATGAACAGAAAGCCAGTTATGGAAAAAGAAGAGCTAGATAGTATAGTTGCTTCTTTATCAAAATATATGGATACTTCAGAGTTAATTTACACTCCTCAAGATTCTAAAGGACGATACAAATGA
- a CDS encoding AarF/ABC1/UbiB kinase family protein, protein MSFYSPLRVYRVFIFLLTIYLVIKRKKSFLLIKPLKPKKLKHTIIKLGASFIKLAQVLATRSDFFSEDYLNELKNLHDQIPAMKQKDFDEIYSISFKNQDIFESFNKTPIASASIGQVHTARLKNAKKVAVKLRRKGIKQQVLADIKIINFFNYIFKPLFSTYTKNSIEAVIKEFSKMIVEEVSLNQELRNLKNFRKVYKNQDVKFPKAYKKYSCDDALVMSFEEGFRFDDKENIFKHKINFKKIIKNLVDFYTTQMLINGYFHADPHPGNLLVNKKGELILLDFGMVKTVPNDKRISIIELIKAANEQDYETYISASKRLGTIAYEAPVGELTEFTTKMFEIFSNDNLSSESMQKLAFEVLESTRDLPFKLPSDAIYILRVSAIIEGLGTTYIENFNGVKDILPILQNNLPKALGAKESVFETIIDEIKDLPFITKDFKTMVKKASEGSLEVEVSKNQLEYMQESLKKQVKSYSLSFGFILAGFFYLLYGFEPKELSIALFSIGFLRLIYKS, encoded by the coding sequence ATCTCATTTTATTCACCATTAAGAGTTTATAGAGTTTTTATTTTTCTACTAACTATATATTTAGTTATTAAAAGAAAAAAAAGTTTTTTATTAATTAAACCTCTTAAACCAAAAAAATTAAAACATACTATTATTAAGCTAGGAGCTAGTTTTATTAAGCTTGCTCAAGTATTAGCTACTAGGTCTGACTTTTTTAGTGAAGACTATTTAAATGAACTTAAAAATCTCCATGACCAAATTCCAGCTATGAAGCAAAAAGATTTTGATGAAATATATTCAATCTCTTTTAAAAATCAAGATATTTTTGAAAGTTTTAATAAAACACCAATTGCCTCTGCTTCAATAGGACAAGTTCATACAGCAAGATTAAAAAATGCTAAAAAAGTCGCGGTTAAACTAAGAAGAAAAGGAATTAAACAACAAGTTCTAGCTGATATAAAAATCATTAATTTTTTTAATTATATTTTTAAGCCTCTTTTTTCTACATATACAAAAAATTCTATAGAAGCTGTAATAAAAGAGTTTTCTAAAATGATTGTTGAAGAAGTAAGCTTAAATCAAGAACTAAGAAACTTGAAAAATTTTAGAAAAGTATATAAAAATCAAGATGTCAAATTTCCTAAAGCATATAAAAAATATTCGTGTGATGATGCCCTTGTTATGAGTTTTGAAGAAGGCTTTAGATTTGATGATAAAGAAAATATATTTAAACATAAAATAAACTTCAAAAAAATCATCAAAAATTTAGTAGATTTCTATACTACTCAAATGCTAATAAACGGATATTTCCATGCAGATCCACATCCAGGAAATTTACTTGTAAATAAAAAAGGTGAATTAATCTTACTAGATTTTGGAATGGTTAAAACAGTACCAAATGATAAAAGAATCTCAATAATAGAACTAATAAAAGCTGCAAATGAACAAGACTATGAAACATATATTAGTGCTAGTAAAAGATTGGGAACAATCGCTTATGAGGCTCCTGTTGGTGAACTTACAGAATTTACTACAAAAATGTTTGAAATTTTTTCAAATGATAACCTGAGTAGTGAATCTATGCAAAAACTTGCTTTTGAAGTACTTGAAAGTACAAGAGATTTACCTTTTAAACTTCCAAGTGATGCAATATATATTTTAAGAGTTAGTGCTATTATCGAGGGATTAGGAACTACTTATATTGAAAACTTCAATGGAGTAAAAGATATATTACCAATACTTCAGAATAATCTACCAAAAGCACTTGGTGCAAAAGAATCTGTTTTTGAAACTATCATAGATGAAATTAAAGACTTACCTTTTATAACAAAAGATTTTAAAACAATGGTAAAAAAAGCAAGTGAAGGAAGCCTTGAAGTAGAGGTTTCCAAAAATCAACTCGAATATATGCAAGAGAGTTTAAAAAAACAAGTAAAATCTTATAGCTTATCTTTTGGATTTATACTTGCAGGATTTTTTTATTTGCTTTACGGTTTTGAGCCTAAAGAACTTTCAATCGCATTATTTTCAATAGGCTTTCTAAGATTAATATATAAAAGTTAA